The window ATAACATTAACGTTTTGTCTTCTTTCATAATAAAACAAATGGTATACGGAATTTTCATTTTTTTCTCCTTAGAAGGTATATCGTTTGGTTCATATTCATTTCATTAGATATAATATAACTATCCGACAAGTTGAGAGGAGCAACACCATGAAAATTTCCATTTCTGATGAGGCATTAAACTGGTATAAAGAAGAACTACTTTTACAAGATGGAGATAGCATTCGCTTTCAAGTACGCTACGGTGGATGTAGTACAGTACAAAAAGGATTCTCTCTTGGGATAGAAAAACAAGCCCCAGACAACCCAGTAGCATCTGTTGAAAAAGGTGGAGTA is drawn from Bacillus alkalisoli and contains these coding sequences:
- a CDS encoding HesB/YadR/YfhF family protein, coding for MKISISDEALNWYKEELLLQDGDSIRFQVRYGGCSTVQKGFSLGIEKQAPDNPVASVEKGGVTFYVEESEAWYFDGHDLHVGFNTTLHEPTFEYQ